DNA from Tripterygium wilfordii isolate XIE 37 chromosome 4, ASM1340144v1, whole genome shotgun sequence:
GAACAAATACTTGGAAAAGGGTCCAAGATTTCCCTTACCTTGGATATATATTTCGTCAAGATTATGGAGCATTTGCGAGTGGTGCTTCTCACTGGTTGCTATTTAGAATTAGACCCACGGACAATTTTGATTATATGGATACTAATTTAATAGCTGCCTTTGATTATGTGAAGGAGGAGTTTCAAGTTCTGCCACAGCCAGAATATACTGAAGTGTTCGGCCATAATTGCCTTGTAGCCCTTCAAGGATGTTTATGCATGTTATCAATTAATCAGTCGATGGATGCAACTCAGGTTACGATGTACATGATGAAGAACTATGGGATGAGAGGTTCTTGGAACAAGTCGCATATTTTTACACAAGCCAATATTCCTTCTGGTTTTTTGTGCGCCAGGCCTTTAGTATATTCAATGAGGGGTGATAAAATGCTCATAGAGGTGGGCTGCACTGAGGGATGGGAGGAGTGCCGTATGGGTCTTGTTTGGTATAACTTGCAAGAGAAAAAAGGTTCAAAAGTCGAGATCTGCAATAAACATCCTAGATTCACTGCATTGGTTTGTTTGGAAAGCCTTGTTAGCCTTGGTGAAGATGACCAC
Protein-coding regions in this window:
- the LOC119995820 gene encoding F-box protein CPR1-like — translated: MSSEFPLEIIFEILIRLSVKPLLRFRCVSKSWCAIIDSPLFINGHVKRSIETNTNHQLILEEWDFGTRGCPSNLYSASIDEGLGISLKGMGKPLMHQSGGLFSNSCNGLILMYDAYEVVAIWNPFTRRCRKIPTEPFETPNRELCPDWPSTFGFGYDNIHDDYKAVRIMGFHPKDSLRAHEVKVYSLRTNTWKRVQDFPYLGYIFRQDYGAFASGASHWLLFRIRPTDNFDYMDTNLIAAFDYVKEEFQVLPQPEYTEVFGHNCLVALQGCLCMLSINQSMDATQVTMYMMKNYGMRGSWNKSHIFTQANIPSGFLCARPLVYSMRGDKMLIEVGCTEGWEECRMGLVWYNLQEKKGSKVEICNKHPRFTALVCLESLVSLGEDDHFDGAHEICQ